The DNA segment TCTATTTGCAATTATTGCTACAGTAAAAAGGAGATGCTGCGTTTACTTGGTGTAGATTACCATTAGGTTAAGTGAACCAAATTCTGTCATCATAACTTCCTCTGAATTATATTTAACtatgaaaagaaaatatataaaatgaaaTGGGTAGAACCTGCACTTGTAAGGTTAAAGCTAACAAAGCTGCTCAAAATGAGAATAAGCTAACTACCATACCATTAAGAGATTGTAAAGGCATAGAGACAATTAAATCTGCATTTCTGTCATGCTTAAGCTACATACACTCAAAAAGTTTTACATATACAGATGCTACTGCTCGGCATACAGATCGCGACTCAAATCATTATACATGAAGCAGCACACAAACCTACGGAACTTCCTTTGTATTTCAATTTAAGTGTTCACAAATTATCTTAGGAGTAGCAGCACtcatacaattgcacattaaTCTTTTATTTGTACTATATATGACATTATTCCCCATTTTCATGCTGTTATGCTATAGCTCCTGGTAAAACTGTGCTGTttcaaggtaaaaaaaaaatgcttgtGAACGCAACGATACTTACAGGTCGTAGAGGGAGACCAAGTGGCCCTAACAAATTTGATGTGGTTGGAGCAACCTTATTTCTTGGGTGATAGTACTTACAGTCTGCTCCATATTTGCAGCTCCCAGTATTGACAAAATCATGGCATTCAGGTTGATCAGGTCTGTCAGGTTGGTGAGATGATGAGGACAACAGAGGTATCTGACCACCAAAAGTTTGATCGGCAAGATCATCCAAAATAGAAGAGCCACCCATGGTTCCCTGATAGCCACACAAGAATATGGAATCAGCAGCATGAAATGGACAAGAGATCAGCTTAATAGAAAGTCTACAAGCACCATAAATTAGAAAATTCATGGCCACTTCTCAGGAAACTTTTACTAACCATGTATGTACTCCAACACTGAAAAGGTGATAGATAAAGAGGCATATAAGATTGGGAACCTTGCACAGATGGATTGATTATAGAATTTGTCTTTGGTATTGATAAATCTGAAACTCCGCCTACATAGGGTATGCTAGATGAGGTCATAAATGCTAAGGTCGTAGATCCATAGGCAGTAGATCCTGTGACATGTAAGCCGTTAGCAGCAGATACAGGCTGCGGATGGTCAAACTTGCACATTACTCCAAATTTGCACGTACTAGTTCGCATATAATAAGGACACGGCTTTTCATCCTGAGAAATTGTATCAGCTATATGAAGAAGTATAAAAGCAACTAAGCTGCTTAAACACTATAACAAGTAAAGCGGAAGAACCAGAATGAGAAAAGTAAATAAGCACCTTACGCATAGGAAACCCCCAAATGTTCAACAAGAGTGGATCAGAATTATGTCTATCCTGCGGGTGATGATATCTACAAGCTGATCCAAATTTGCAGATACCTGTCCTTATATAGTGCTGCAGATAAATGCACATTGAAAATTAGGGCTAAGATCAAGCAATCTTCAGCTATTAACAAGCACTGATATTAGTTGGCAAATATTGTCAGTCTTAATGAATATAAAAAACACCCATTAGGATTCTCAAACAAAAATGAAGCACTTAAGTTTAAACTGGACAACTCCAGAGCTCTATCTGTTatgctacaattcatcagaaaaatagtttgataaaaggaaaatattaAATAGACAAATTTGTGTGTTAAATTCTATAAGCAAAAAACACGTAGATGGATTAATTATGAGAACTAGATAATCTgtgaaatgaaaattttcttcagGAGCATAACATAAAGAGGTCACCCAATAGATGTATATACAAGTCAAACAGATTATAGCAAAATAAGATCTAAAGACTGACAGAATCTGAAATTGTTTTAAGTTTGTTGAGTCAGTTGATTTATTCATCACAAAAAGTAGAATTTATGTTAATTCATGTTTTTGAGATGTCTCATGATCTTTTTTTGATGTTCTTTTCTGTCTAAACTAATAGATTTTAGGTCAATCCAAATCCCTAGTTGCTCTTCTACACACCACCTCAATTACGTCCCTCAAAACCTTACAGTTTCACAAAATCAAGGTTCCACCATGGTTTTAATCCAGGTACTCAGGCTGGAAAGAATGACGTCAACAGATGACGGATCAAAGGTGAACAACACTTACTTCTAAATAAGACATTACCTTCACTAAGCCAATAAAGATCAGCTTTGGTCTTCAATTAATTGTATCATACACCAGTAGTAACCACAAACATACCTTTGTACGGAGAAGATGATATCACATGCAGCGGGCACCCAACCAACTCTCATGCGGCTTCTTATAGTTGTTTCCTTTAGATTTGTTATATTCAGAGgcaactaataattcaaatATAGCAATTGAGTGTCTTACAACAATGGTCACATTGCTTTAGCAGGAGGATTAAGCCATAGATGAGACAGCTAAATTGGGGGAACTATAGTTGGCTCAAATATGCATCCACCAGAAAGCACAGAGGAAGAAAAAATTGGATACAACTCTATACAAAGTGACTGAACTTTTAAACTTTAAGCACAAAAGAACATGCAGAACAGTTTCAGATTTCTTCAACTTAAGTTTGGGTAAGAATTGGTTTCAATTCAAGCTTTTAAGAAGCTAGTTTAAAAGTTGTACTTTGAGGTTGAGTATTCACCAGATTAATAATGCTTGATTTGCAGGTTAACCAAGATTTTCTTGGTCAATGGATCCACAGATTCATGGATACTTTGAATTAATCCAGGTACTGTGCTCAACACACATTTTGAACCTCATATACTCTTAAAGGGTTAACAACAGCAAAAATATAAGAACATGCACATCAATCAATTTCATCTACCAAGGATAATTAACCATCCCTGTCTTCACAGGGATTGATAAACCAATAActctttttcaaaatcaaaCTTCTTCACAACATTTTATTGGGGATAATCCAACCTCGTGCTAACCTTAAAAATTTGACTAACAAGTTGATATTCTAACACCTATCATCCACTTTAAAACCCTCTTTTATATATCATTGAAAGTCTCATTTGTCGTGAACAGACTTCTTCAATCTCACCTGTATCGCAAATCTTCTTATCACTCCACCATATAATAAGAAAAGGTTCTCCCATCTGCTGCTTAGTATAGTTCTGTTTTTCATATAATTCAAAAAATCTTTTTATTCAAAATGTTGATTAGTGTTTAGCAAAATGATATCACCAATTGTAGACTATATTCTACAAAATGACAATAGCCAATTTGTATGATTGTGGCATTTATCCACAAATGTTCAGAAATTCCCTGTGCCATTTGATCCAGTCAACTCAGAAGAAAAGCAGAAGTTAGTTGTTCAAAGATTAAAAACTTAATTTGCACAATGTCAAAGATAAGCAACTGACAACACATTCATTACATCATAAACggaaaaaattcatacaaattTTGAATATACATCAGCGCCATGAATAAGTGCAGTTCCAATTTATAAATCCTTGCCATCATAGACATGCACTGACTGAACCCAAAATGGTCATCCACAACACACTCCAAATAAAGTATTTGCTTTCCTTCTCAGTGCATATGGCTTAGTGACATGCCTTTGTCTAATCCAGAATAATTGCAGGAAATTCGATATCAAAAAGAACAATTGCAGGAAAATTATCAGAGTTATCCTGATGGGTCAAATTTGTATTGTAGATTATAATCTATAAATGGCCACCAGGACAGACTTCAAAATTTGCCAACTCCAAAGGATATTTGTGTTAAAAAGATATGTCAGAATCAACTATTgaaactttttccctttttttgtaGTAATGCAACAAAGACCAATGAATCAGAAACTAATCTCTGGTGCACAGTAAGGAGGGGagaaattaaaaggaaaaaaaaaaaaacacttacCCTGCATTCAGGTTTTCCCTCCCTTTCTGGAAGTACACCAGAATTCTGATGCCCCTGCTCAACCACACAACCACACAACCACAGTGATTATCAAAACACACTTATCTGGTTCATCAAAATTAACACAATAAAACTCTATGCCAAACCAGATACCTGGCTGGAATATGAAGGATGATTGAACCGACATCTACTTCCATAACCACATTTCCCAGTCCTCAAATAGTATATACAATCAGGCTCACCAGGACGATCAGGAAAACAAACCGCTCCATAGGCACCTCCAGTGTCATCACCATTGTCCTCAATTTTCAACACCCCCAAAGCTTCTGCAATATCCATCAGTAAAACAAATGCCTCAACGATTGTATGCAGTGCCTTTCTGGACTATATGCTAAGAGCAGAAAAGCTTAAAATCTATTTTGGAAAgttaataaaatatataaacttCCATTATCATCCTGAAGAAGCATTTGACAAGGAAAGGGAAGTACTCTAAATCAACAGCCCcaaagaaaattagaaatttccAAATCAAACCTTGTACAGTATATAATCACCAGCACAATTGATCATCGGCAAACGCGATCATCATCCAAAGATCATTACTTCacatataatagaaaaaataaacGATCatgaaataactaaaactaCCATATTCAGTATATTAGAGCAAGCTGTCATCGACCCTGTCATCAACCCATTGCACTAAATcaaaaacccaaaaataaaaaaaaaaataaaaaaatacccAGAAAGACAAACAGATTAATTTGACTGCCCACAAAATCAAATGtcaatttcttaatttctgctttcaaaaaatttaaaaagaagaagaagaagaacccAGAAAAGCAATAATTTACCATCAACTCTTTCCTTCCCTGCAAATAAATTAGACGATTTGGAGACTCCTCCATTATGCTGAACTTCAATGTTCTTCATCATCTATCAAGAATTAGATTTACCAACGAAATTGAAACAACTTGATCAAAAATCTGCTGACAAAGAAACTGAAAATGGACAAGCCTCTGCTCAGTGCTTTGGTCTTTTTCAACTAAAAACAAATCAAGataattattttcttatttaactCAACAATCCCTATgcaaaacttgactattttttTGGTCTTTTTATTCTTCCCTTCCTTCCTCTCTGAGTCACTATCTCGATTGTTGAGTGAGATTTTTTAGAGAATCAAAACTCCAAaagattttaaatttaattttgagaTTCTGAGACTATCTAGTCCCCACTAGTGTACGAAGAATAATGATAAACTAAAAATGCTTTCGACGAAAAGACATAAAAGTACATGAGCAAATAATTATTCTGCCGTTCAAAACAAGAGTATTTGTGTCATTTCGTCcttgttttgatttaattaaAATAGATTGAGAAAGAATCAGGCGCGAAAATcagaaattctttttttttttaatttattagaaaatgtGACAAATTGTCGTAACTGGACCAGGTGGCTAATTTGATGTCGTGCAAGAAAAATGGATGCATCAGACCCGTTGATCTGAAGGTGATTTGTGGGGTCCAGTGAATTGGAGAACCACAACCGTTTGACGGTTTGAGGAACTAAAGAATGGTTTTAGGTGAGGACTGTGGGGCTCAAATTGTCCTTGGAATTTGGAGACACCGATGGCGATTTATTCGCCGGTTCGAAATAAGAATACTTTCCGACATTACCTTGTCCTCCGGTGACGGCGGAAAGGGGCCGAGCAAATGGGAAGTGATTACAAAGTTACAAGATAGCCCTctgagaaaaacaaaaaaataaaaaaaaaggatagatCTGAAATGATAATTAAAGGAGAGATCGTGTTTAATCTATTCTGTATATACCATATATACTTAGAAAGACTTAGAAAGAAGGAGGGgttagtataattttttttgcgTCAATTTTCGGTATTCGTAAACTACCCTTGATAATTATCTACTTAAAACTTTTAATATATTCTTCTTCTAACTAATATGTATttcttattatttatttttcatcctATTTAGTAAACCTTAATTTTTATTAGTAGCTATCAATTATGGTTATGAATCACtactaaaaaattattttcttatatattttattttagtaaattttctaaatattttCTATTACAACATAAAACTAATTCTCTTGAAAATGAATTCAAAtatatactatatatatatatatatattatatactaGCTATCGAGACACACTAAATGTGTTTGCTCCTCGTCAAAAAATATATTAGTTGctcaaatcaaataaatagtACAGGTGAATAGAATTGTCGAGGCACGCTCCATGCCTGTGCTTCTTGGTTAAAACCTTGCGGGGAGATGAAGAAAAGCACAGCTGACCTGAATTAGGTGCTTTCCGTGTGCAAACTCTACAAAACACTGGACTAACACTGATCACCTCAAAAAGTTATTATCCGTGGCCCTTATTGCCTGATAGAAACAGTAGTATGAACTAATTGCAAGAGCTTATGAGAGAGAACCTGCATTTTTAAGTGAATAAGTacagaaaagaaggtaaatatTGAACCATTATGTCATAGAGAAAAGGGAGCAAGAGAAAACATGACTATGCTCTCACAGGGGTGGTCCAGCGGTAAACAGGCTCTTAAGAACTCTTGGGGTCTTGGGTTCGAATCTTACCCTGGACTTAAACCCCTGTGACTCGTCCGAGGTTGCTGCGTGGGGCCGTGGCGCATTCCTCCGATTTGGTGTTGCCGGCTCGGATCCTAAGGATTTGAGTCGAAACATGCTccgggttaaaaaaaaaaaaagaaaacataacTCCAAATTCTTCTTTAACGAATGGTTACAATAGTAAATTAATTGATGAATTCCAAGTGCATGAACCACTTGGAATGCCCATGCACCATGAAACTCCTTTCAATTGACAAATAAGATGAAAACAACTCAAATTGGGAGCAAATTGATTCTTGGCATAAACGTT comes from the Coffea eugenioides isolate CCC68of unplaced genomic scaffold, Ceug_1.0 ScVebR1_1562;HRSCAF=2432, whole genome shotgun sequence genome and includes:
- the LOC113755548 gene encoding zinc finger CCCH domain-containing protein 34-like, with amino-acid sequence MMKNIEVQHNGGVSKSSNLFAGKERVDEALGVLKIEDNGDDTGGAYGAVCFPDRPGEPDCIYYLRTGKCGYGSRCRFNHPSYSSQGHQNSGVLPEREGKPECRHYIRTGICKFGSACRYHHPQDRHNSDPLLLNIWGFPMRKDEKPCPYYMRTSTCKFGVMCKFDHPQPVSAANGLHVTGSTAYGSTTLAFMTSSSIPYVGGVSDLSIPKTNSIINPSVQGSQSYMPLYLSPFQCWSTYMGTMGGSSILDDLADQTFGGQIPLLSSSSHQPDRPDQPECHDFVNTGSCKYGADCKYYHPRNKVAPTTSNLLGPLGLPLRPVSIVAFTSIFFLP